The following proteins come from a genomic window of Citrobacter europaeus:
- a CDS encoding fimbria/pilus periplasmic chaperone has translation MNNQAFYSVQRWLKPVACGLLFIAEINASWAGIALDRTRMIITGDARSVSANLTNTSPSIPFLAQSWVEDATGTKITSPLMVLPPLQRINGGQKGIARVTKTSGINALPQDRESLFYLNVREIPPKPDKPNVLQLAMQSRIKLFYRPTAIVPETPGAVWQNQLVFHKQGQRWSVDNPTPYFVTLIGLSRKPETQGGGRLTDFPGVMVSPKSSLDFSVNDGSVSQFSMMYVNDFGGHPELKFSCTGNVCKALPMEQQPR, from the coding sequence ATGAATAATCAAGCTTTTTACTCCGTGCAGCGTTGGCTGAAACCCGTGGCCTGCGGCCTGCTTTTTATTGCAGAGATCAACGCCTCATGGGCAGGTATCGCGCTCGACCGTACCCGCATGATCATCACCGGTGATGCGCGATCTGTCAGTGCGAACTTAACCAATACCAGTCCGAGCATTCCATTCCTGGCCCAGTCGTGGGTGGAAGACGCCACCGGAACAAAAATTACCTCGCCGCTGATGGTCTTACCGCCGCTGCAACGAATTAACGGCGGGCAAAAGGGGATTGCCCGGGTGACGAAAACCAGCGGGATTAACGCTCTGCCCCAGGATCGCGAGAGCCTGTTCTACCTGAACGTTCGTGAAATTCCGCCAAAGCCGGATAAGCCGAATGTGCTGCAACTGGCGATGCAGTCGCGCATCAAATTGTTCTACCGTCCGACTGCTATCGTGCCGGAAACACCTGGCGCCGTGTGGCAAAACCAACTGGTCTTTCACAAACAGGGCCAGCGCTGGAGTGTGGACAACCCAACGCCTTATTTTGTCACCTTAATCGGCTTAAGCCGCAAGCCAGAAACGCAGGGCGGCGGCAGATTGACCGACTTCCCAGGCGTTATGGTTTCACCAAAATCCTCTCTCGATTTCAGCGTGAACGACGGCAGCGTCAGTCAGTTCAGCATGATGTACGTGAACGATTTTGGCGGCCATCCCGAACTGAAATTCAGCTGCACAGGCAATGTGTGTAAAGCATTGCCGATGGAGCAGCAGCCCCGGTAA
- a CDS encoding type 1 fimbrial protein, with the protein MKKMLCALLMAGMACQAQATSGRQDMSNVSGEYGNVRFHGRVYVSPCVLDMASRDQTINLGDISASRFRQGGDRSEPVLVTLYLNGCLKGSGHTFRDFPGQTSEMPELAHSTVERGVSMTLMAEGAPENSDLGRIRGDVRGAGIRLLTERNQLLHLNQPQRMWILKPGDNAIHFLAALESFGPEVTAGEFNGLVRLKLEYL; encoded by the coding sequence ATGAAAAAGATGCTTTGCGCCCTGCTGATGGCGGGTATGGCCTGCCAGGCTCAGGCTACCAGTGGTCGCCAGGATATGAGCAACGTGTCCGGCGAGTATGGCAACGTCCGCTTTCATGGCCGGGTCTATGTTTCGCCGTGCGTGCTGGATATGGCTTCACGCGATCAGACCATCAATCTTGGTGATATTTCCGCCAGTCGGTTTCGCCAGGGCGGCGATCGCAGCGAGCCGGTGCTGGTTACGCTGTATCTGAACGGCTGCTTAAAAGGTTCCGGCCACACCTTCAGGGATTTCCCCGGACAGACCAGCGAAATGCCTGAGCTGGCGCACAGCACGGTGGAACGCGGCGTTTCGATGACGCTGATGGCTGAAGGCGCACCGGAAAACAGCGATCTGGGTCGTATTCGCGGTGATGTGCGCGGCGCGGGCATTCGGTTACTGACCGAACGCAACCAGTTGCTTCACCTGAACCAACCGCAACGCATGTGGATCCTCAAGCCGGGCGATAACGCGATCCACTTTCTGGCCGCGCTGGAATCTTTTGGTCCAGAGGTGACCGCCGGAGAATTTAACGGCCTGGTCAGACTTAAGCTGGAGTATCTATGA
- a CDS encoding fimbrial protein encodes MSILRNTLLWTALAGCPLAGQAFTQGEGEPQGGSPHQYDIELNSLDVSKNHVGGRTEPFPWNLGSWYVVDFHCEQADISRQPIYYTTTTTMPPSNQGANRFRLNEYLDVEVQVWVAGRYNNYVQAPFTNFSNRYNDHSCKKRKGYERATNIESGSKGKVTFIVTKPIINGINITSQSLVEVAGRLGDAGPTPTTPISRVVIKSGLITVPDKCTFNRGDKISIEFGDLPGSATKLNGTNYSKPIPIHVVCEGGSFDQGALNINLGVQTTTASGTAGFNGNLLGTLSGGQKRDDLGIMLKDESGGAVVPNQFYNVKGFYQNQGDWNLTAAPVAKPGVGSVKEGEFEASATVVAQFQ; translated from the coding sequence ATGAGCATATTGCGCAACACACTGCTGTGGACGGCCCTGGCTGGTTGTCCGCTGGCCGGGCAGGCATTCACACAGGGGGAAGGTGAGCCGCAGGGAGGATCGCCGCATCAGTACGATATTGAACTGAACTCGCTGGATGTCAGCAAAAACCACGTGGGCGGCAGAACGGAGCCGTTCCCGTGGAATCTGGGCAGTTGGTATGTAGTGGATTTTCACTGCGAACAGGCTGACATCTCCCGACAACCGATTTACTACACCACCACGACCACGATGCCGCCTTCCAATCAGGGGGCGAACCGTTTTCGTCTAAACGAGTATCTGGATGTGGAAGTACAGGTGTGGGTCGCCGGGCGTTATAACAACTACGTTCAGGCGCCTTTTACCAATTTTTCAAATCGTTACAACGATCATAGCTGCAAAAAGCGCAAAGGCTACGAGCGGGCTACCAACATAGAAAGTGGTTCAAAAGGGAAAGTGACGTTTATTGTCACTAAACCCATTATTAATGGCATCAATATTACCTCCCAGTCGCTGGTGGAGGTTGCCGGGCGCCTGGGGGATGCTGGCCCTACGCCGACAACGCCAATTTCCCGCGTGGTGATTAAATCCGGGCTGATTACCGTACCGGACAAATGCACCTTCAATCGGGGAGACAAAATCAGCATTGAGTTTGGCGATCTGCCTGGATCCGCTACAAAGCTCAACGGCACCAACTACAGCAAGCCAATCCCTATACATGTGGTGTGTGAAGGCGGCAGCTTCGATCAGGGCGCGCTGAATATCAATCTTGGCGTGCAAACGACCACGGCCTCAGGCACGGCGGGATTTAACGGTAATCTCCTCGGCACGTTAAGCGGCGGACAAAAACGCGACGATCTCGGCATTATGCTTAAAGACGAGAGCGGCGGCGCCGTCGTGCCCAATCAATTCTACAACGTGAAGGGGTTTTACCAGAATCAGGGCGACTGGAATCTCACCGCCGCACCGGTGGCTAAGCCGGGCGTGGGAAGCGTTAAGGAAGGTGAGTTTGAAGCCTCAGCCACCGTTGTTGCGCAGTTTCAGTAG
- a CDS encoding Wzy polymerase domain-containing protein, whose product MMNALNRIAPLPAQKLLLGISLFFWCGAMHLYWPNNGGSGLSLPLNITSWIYAVVLVACASVLVPHQRWRITVPATGFTMGALTLTLLCLLTPGVWQSEALLVAGALLGGVLVYLVTVQIPLTARSLTTLLALLWGACVIECLAFIYQYWHWPGVDYWEFAWRRSTRPYGIFQQVNLMASFTACGVLLSATLFLRLRDGYRIVIGVGLVMMGFVLHESQSQTGYLSVAIGEALLLMVFPTQRRPLLLLLLPLASGMAAGSLARHFLSVATVDHFTTSQVRWTVLKTSLALFTERPWTGWGVGSFASVFLERAGPLGLSSISHPHNELVLWLVEGGLVGLVGALCFIASGFWLWKHGNRWRRACLVAALPVVIHMLTEYPVRQSTPHWLLLILLLRCADLPLKGARLTLTSTSLLRGLALISFLAFTPLLLLSLRTQQQLTLAERQSAQWRLAEPLPVGGWLLATRYRFDVQMGYLQRYQRSRDARWLEAVRRWAPDYVLVHPDPNVSFTQILLALQQRDLVEAHRLARRFYLTYPNDRRIPWLQDARRPFNQKME is encoded by the coding sequence ATGATGAACGCACTGAATCGTATTGCGCCGCTGCCTGCGCAAAAATTATTGCTCGGTATTAGTCTGTTTTTCTGGTGCGGGGCAATGCATCTCTACTGGCCGAATAACGGCGGCAGCGGTCTGTCGTTACCGCTTAATATCACGAGCTGGATCTACGCCGTTGTGCTAGTTGCATGCGCATCAGTGCTGGTGCCTCATCAACGCTGGCGCATCACTGTACCTGCCACGGGGTTTACGATGGGGGCGCTCACTCTGACGCTGTTATGCCTGCTTACGCCTGGTGTCTGGCAGTCCGAGGCCCTACTGGTCGCGGGAGCCTTACTGGGAGGCGTTCTCGTCTATCTGGTGACGGTGCAAATTCCGCTCACGGCACGATCCCTGACGACACTGCTGGCCCTGCTCTGGGGGGCGTGCGTCATCGAATGTCTGGCGTTTATCTATCAGTACTGGCATTGGCCGGGCGTTGATTACTGGGAGTTTGCCTGGCGGCGCAGCACGCGGCCCTACGGTATTTTTCAGCAGGTTAATCTGATGGCCAGCTTCACGGCTTGTGGCGTACTGCTGTCAGCCACGCTCTTTTTACGCCTGCGCGACGGGTATCGAATTGTCATCGGGGTTGGCCTGGTGATGATGGGATTTGTGCTGCATGAATCCCAGTCGCAAACCGGTTACCTCTCTGTGGCGATCGGTGAGGCGCTGCTGTTGATGGTTTTCCCGACGCAGCGCCGTCCGTTGTTGCTACTCCTGTTGCCGCTGGCGTCAGGCATGGCGGCGGGGTCGCTCGCCCGCCATTTTTTGTCCGTCGCTACGGTCGATCACTTCACCACTTCCCAGGTGCGCTGGACGGTGCTCAAAACGTCGCTGGCATTATTTACCGAACGCCCGTGGACGGGGTGGGGCGTGGGCAGCTTTGCTTCTGTGTTTCTCGAACGCGCGGGGCCATTGGGGCTGAGCAGTATCTCGCATCCGCACAACGAACTGGTGTTATGGCTGGTGGAGGGCGGTCTGGTTGGGCTGGTGGGCGCGCTGTGTTTTATTGCGAGTGGTTTCTGGCTCTGGAAGCATGGGAATCGTTGGCGTCGCGCCTGTCTGGTGGCGGCGCTGCCGGTGGTGATTCATATGTTGACGGAATACCCCGTCAGGCAGTCAACGCCACACTGGTTACTGCTGATCCTGCTGCTTCGTTGCGCAGACCTCCCGTTAAAAGGGGCTCGCCTGACGCTTACGTCAACGTCGTTGTTGCGCGGACTGGCACTGATCTCGTTTTTGGCCTTCACACCATTGTTGCTTCTCTCGCTGCGCACGCAACAGCAATTGACGCTGGCGGAGCGGCAGTCAGCGCAGTGGCGTCTGGCTGAGCCGCTCCCTGTGGGAGGCTGGCTCCTTGCCACTCGCTACCGGTTTGATGTCCAGATGGGATATCTGCAGCGCTATCAGCGCTCCCGGGATGCTCGCTGGCTTGAAGCGGTCCGCCGCTGGGCGCCTGACTATGTGCTCGTTCACCCCGATCCGAACGTCTCTTTCACGCAAATCTTACTGGCGTTGCAGCAACGCGACCTGGTCGAGGCGCATCGTCTGGCGAGGCGCTTTTACCTGACGTATCCGAATGATCGCCGTATCCCGTGGCTGCAGGATGCACGACGTCCTTTTAATCAAAAAATGGAATGA
- a CDS encoding amidohydrolase, with protein sequence MPGLKITLLQQPLIWMDGPANLRHFDRQLETVTGRDVIVLPEMFTSGFAMEAASKSLAQEEVVSWMRAKAQQTNALIAGSAALQSERGPVNRFLLVEPEGHVHFYDKRHLFRMADEHQYYQAGDARDIFEWRGWRILPLVCYDLRFPVWSRNRNDYDLALYVANWPAPRSLHWQVLLTARAIENQAYVAGCNRVGTDGNGHHYRGDSRVINPQGEIIATAEPHQATRIDAELSLSALREYREKFPAWQDADPFTL encoded by the coding sequence GTGCCTGGTTTGAAAATTACTCTGCTGCAACAACCGCTGATCTGGATGGATGGCCCGGCCAACCTGCGCCATTTCGACCGTCAACTGGAAACCGTCACAGGACGTGATGTCATTGTGTTGCCCGAGATGTTTACCAGTGGATTTGCCATGGAAGCGGCAAGTAAATCGCTGGCGCAGGAAGAGGTTGTAAGCTGGATGCGCGCTAAGGCGCAGCAGACCAACGCCCTCATTGCAGGCAGCGCCGCTCTCCAGTCTGAACGCGGCCCGGTCAACCGCTTTTTACTGGTCGAACCCGAAGGTCATGTCCATTTCTATGATAAGCGCCATCTGTTCCGCATGGCGGATGAGCACCAGTATTACCAGGCAGGTGACGCGCGGGATATTTTTGAATGGCGCGGCTGGCGTATTCTGCCGTTGGTCTGTTATGACCTGCGTTTTCCAGTGTGGTCGCGCAACCGCAACGATTACGACCTGGCATTGTATGTCGCCAACTGGCCGGCGCCGCGTTCGCTGCACTGGCAGGTTCTGCTCACAGCACGGGCGATTGAGAACCAGGCTTATGTAGCAGGATGTAACCGCGTGGGCACTGACGGGAACGGCCATCATTATCGCGGTGACAGCCGGGTGATTAATCCGCAGGGTGAGATTATTGCCACCGCCGAGCCGCATCAGGCCACACGCATTGACGCAGAACTGTCACTCTCGGCGCTGCGCGAGTATCGCGAGAAGTTTCCCGCCTGGCAAGACGCCGACCCGTTCACGCTATAA
- a CDS encoding type 1 fimbrial protein, with product MRFTALIATGVLLLGGTAQADTKLVGGDMYFHGTIRALACSLVPGGDKIEVDFKQIATQDLYLSGRSKPEKFSIQLRDCNPEVFRGISVTFSGREDAELADHLALDSSEQGGASGIGIGMSEEDGTAIRLDESTSVKEITEGSMTLNFLAWVAAEPSAIKNQSLEYGPFSASGTWILNYQ from the coding sequence ATGAGATTTACGGCGTTAATCGCGACCGGTGTGCTACTGCTTGGCGGCACGGCGCAGGCCGATACCAAACTGGTCGGCGGCGATATGTATTTTCACGGCACCATCAGAGCGCTGGCCTGCAGCCTGGTCCCCGGTGGCGACAAAATCGAGGTCGATTTCAAGCAAATCGCGACGCAGGATCTCTATCTCTCGGGGCGCAGTAAGCCAGAAAAATTCAGTATCCAGTTACGCGACTGCAACCCTGAGGTTTTTCGCGGGATCTCGGTTACCTTCAGCGGTCGTGAGGATGCGGAGCTGGCCGATCATCTGGCGCTGGATAGCAGTGAACAAGGCGGCGCGTCAGGGATCGGTATTGGGATGAGCGAAGAGGACGGCACGGCAATCCGCCTTGATGAGAGCACGTCAGTCAAAGAGATAACGGAAGGCTCGATGACGCTGAATTTTTTGGCGTGGGTCGCGGCGGAGCCATCGGCGATAAAAAATCAGTCTCTCGAATACGGTCCGTTCAGCGCCAGCGGGACCTGGATACTGAACTACCAGTAG
- a CDS encoding EAL domain-containing protein — MNRLSEQARYVPELPRNAELLRITGIRLQRIHFFDDPSLDVCEVLSQVRTPLPLDLFFKHLSITAKQQLFLWQMRRVLALSGSFSLNLSVRMLTCLPWIAQLARQAHQGRIVIEIQDPGTMMRLEKAEQQTVCMAVKTLIRHGFRMWLDDVSPELFFVWRLSGIRFDAIKIESEMFHQFRTSEWQLRVLVNQFRGLGDRVVVEGVETPQDYAICRMSGADAVQGFLFEQEVLPKSLNHC, encoded by the coding sequence ATGAACAGACTCAGCGAACAGGCCCGCTATGTACCAGAGCTTCCCCGCAACGCCGAACTGCTGCGGATCACCGGGATCCGTTTGCAACGCATTCATTTTTTTGATGATCCATCGCTGGATGTCTGCGAAGTGTTAAGCCAGGTACGTACGCCGCTACCACTGGATCTTTTTTTCAAGCATCTTTCTATCACGGCAAAACAGCAGCTATTCCTGTGGCAAATGCGGCGGGTGTTGGCACTCTCAGGAAGCTTTTCGCTGAATTTATCCGTCAGGATGTTGACCTGCCTGCCATGGATTGCGCAGCTCGCCCGGCAGGCGCATCAGGGGCGGATTGTTATCGAGATTCAGGATCCAGGCACCATGATGCGCCTGGAAAAGGCAGAACAGCAGACCGTATGCATGGCCGTAAAAACCCTGATACGCCATGGTTTTCGCATGTGGCTGGATGACGTTTCACCCGAGCTATTTTTTGTCTGGCGGCTGTCTGGCATCCGTTTCGATGCCATCAAAATTGAAAGCGAAATGTTTCATCAGTTCAGGACATCAGAGTGGCAGTTGAGGGTACTGGTCAATCAATTTCGCGGGCTGGGAGACCGAGTTGTTGTCGAGGGAGTGGAAACGCCGCAGGATTATGCCATTTGCCGCATGAGCGGCGCAGACGCGGTGCAGGGATTTCTGTTTGAGCAGGAAGTTTTACCGAAAAGCCTGAACCATTGCTGA
- a CDS encoding Spy/CpxP family protein refolding chaperone, which translates to MKNFIRMTLLAVTVAGASFSTLAATTSNVPAPAQDPIVQHLKLSTDQVAQIKKLHQQLETNVSQISVKDVKDGALIDVIKSGKWDEAAVKKQLSAFSNIEQQARYYRVKYYFDLNKVLTPAQRQQVQKDIAQTLSE; encoded by the coding sequence ATGAAGAACTTCATACGCATGACTTTGCTGGCAGTTACCGTGGCTGGCGCTTCTTTTAGCACGCTTGCAGCAACGACATCTAATGTTCCGGCTCCCGCCCAGGATCCGATAGTTCAGCACCTTAAGTTAAGCACCGACCAGGTTGCGCAGATTAAAAAACTGCACCAGCAGCTTGAAACCAACGTTAGCCAGATTTCGGTGAAAGATGTTAAAGACGGCGCGTTGATTGACGTCATCAAGTCCGGGAAATGGGATGAAGCTGCCGTCAAGAAACAGCTTTCTGCTTTCAGCAACATCGAACAACAGGCACGTTATTATCGCGTGAAATACTATTTTGATCTGAACAAAGTGCTGACCCCAGCACAGCGCCAGCAGGTGCAAAAAGATATCGCACAGACGCTGAGCGAGTAA
- a CDS encoding fimbria/pilus outer membrane usher protein — translation MITLKTDKKRLALFIALVCASSLVEADEAIEFNTDVLDASDRHNVDLQRFSEGNFVTPGEYLLDVRINSQEIPQQSIRYIVDPANPHKSMACLTPQQLELLALKEEALTYIHPISATCYDISRLPGVVLNNSAGVLDITVPQAWMKYTDPDWTPPERWDNGVAGLIFDYSVSGQATHYEQGGDRYRSLSGYGQTGFNLGAWRFRGQYQANYASDDNRGRIDWDQIYAYRPLPMQAAKLTVGEIYLNSQVFDSVRFTGANLASDERMLPPNLQGYAPEVHGIARSNAKVTVSQQGRVIYQTTVPAGPFNIQDLHGSVRGTLDVRVEEQDGSVQTFQVNTADIPYLTRPGYVRYNAAVGKPSRYNHDVQGPAFYSGDFSWGVSNAWSLYGGALLTGDRYNAWSMGIGRDLSWLGALSADATQSVSRVKHQDEQKGMSFKLSYAKTFDEYNSAITFAGYRFSQRNFRTFSQFLDEQYENNNSAGSEKEMYTITGNKTFFADDTHLATTLYLTYTHQNYWDRGSQDRYGLSMGHSFSFAGIQGVSANLAAYRSEYQGKRDDSLSLSISVPWSDGRSMDYELQNSGNQTSQMVSYSDNRDRNNPWRLRAGVSGEGHTAFDGYYKHRSMMAELESNVSWQQSRYFSVGGTMRGGFTATRHGAALHNSQASMNTARVMVDTDGVANVPLNGEQAHSNRFGIAVVPDVVSYHSFDTRIDVDAMDEDISATKAIITNTLTEGAIGYQRFAVAQGQKMMALLRLKDGSVPPFGAEVFNANGVSVAMVMENGMAWIAGVNPAERLSVAWAGRAQCHLQVPQQINPEGNVLLPCE, via the coding sequence GTATTAACAGCCAGGAGATTCCTCAGCAGTCGATCCGTTATATCGTTGATCCTGCCAACCCGCATAAATCCATGGCGTGTCTGACGCCGCAACAACTCGAATTACTGGCGCTCAAGGAAGAGGCGCTAACCTATATTCATCCGATTAGCGCGACCTGCTATGACATTTCCCGTCTGCCGGGTGTGGTGCTGAATAATAGCGCAGGCGTGCTGGATATTACCGTGCCTCAGGCATGGATGAAATATACCGATCCTGACTGGACGCCGCCAGAACGCTGGGATAACGGCGTCGCGGGGCTGATTTTTGACTACAGCGTCTCGGGCCAGGCCACACATTACGAGCAGGGCGGGGATCGCTATCGCTCTCTGTCCGGCTATGGGCAGACAGGCTTTAACCTCGGCGCGTGGCGTTTTCGCGGCCAGTATCAGGCCAATTACGCTTCGGATGATAATCGTGGCCGTATCGACTGGGATCAGATTTATGCCTATCGCCCGTTACCGATGCAGGCTGCAAAACTAACGGTCGGCGAAATCTATCTGAATTCTCAGGTTTTTGATTCGGTGCGTTTCACCGGGGCGAACCTCGCCAGCGACGAGCGTATGCTGCCACCGAATTTGCAGGGCTACGCGCCCGAAGTGCACGGCATCGCCCGCAGTAATGCGAAGGTCACCGTCAGCCAGCAGGGCCGTGTTATCTATCAAACTACCGTTCCTGCGGGGCCATTCAACATTCAGGATCTGCATGGTTCGGTACGCGGCACACTGGATGTTCGCGTCGAAGAGCAGGATGGCAGCGTACAAACCTTTCAGGTTAATACGGCTGATATACCTTACCTGACGCGCCCGGGCTATGTTCGCTACAACGCCGCGGTCGGTAAGCCATCGCGCTATAACCATGATGTTCAGGGGCCTGCGTTTTATAGCGGTGATTTCTCCTGGGGGGTCAGCAATGCGTGGTCGCTGTACGGCGGTGCGTTGCTCACTGGCGATCGTTATAACGCCTGGTCGATGGGAATTGGTCGGGATTTGAGCTGGCTGGGTGCGCTGTCGGCTGATGCGACGCAATCCGTGAGTCGTGTGAAGCATCAGGATGAACAAAAAGGGATGTCCTTTAAGCTAAGCTATGCCAAAACCTTTGATGAGTACAACAGCGCCATCACCTTTGCCGGTTACCGCTTCTCACAGCGTAACTTCCGCACTTTTTCGCAGTTCCTCGACGAGCAGTATGAAAATAACAATAGCGCTGGCAGCGAAAAAGAGATGTACACCATCACCGGCAACAAAACCTTCTTTGCCGACGATACGCACTTAGCGACCACGCTGTACCTGACCTATACCCACCAGAACTATTGGGATCGCGGTTCGCAGGATCGTTATGGGTTATCGATGGGACACAGTTTTTCGTTCGCTGGCATTCAGGGCGTCAGCGCCAACCTTGCGGCTTACCGCTCTGAGTATCAGGGCAAACGGGACGACAGCCTCTCGCTTTCAATTTCGGTGCCATGGAGCGATGGCCGCTCTATGGATTATGAATTGCAGAACAGCGGCAACCAGACCAGCCAGATGGTTTCGTATTCAGATAACCGCGACCGTAACAATCCATGGCGTTTGCGCGCAGGGGTTTCCGGTGAAGGACACACGGCGTTTGATGGTTATTACAAGCACCGCAGCATGATGGCGGAACTGGAATCTAACGTCAGCTGGCAGCAATCACGCTATTTCTCCGTTGGCGGCACGATGCGCGGCGGCTTTACCGCGACGCGTCATGGCGCGGCGCTGCACAACAGCCAGGCGTCAATGAACACTGCCAGGGTGATGGTTGATACCGATGGTGTGGCGAATGTGCCGCTGAACGGCGAACAGGCGCACTCAAACCGCTTCGGTATTGCCGTGGTACCGGACGTTGTCAGTTATCACAGCTTTGATACCCGTATCGATGTGGACGCAATGGACGAGGACATTTCCGCGACCAAAGCCATCATCACCAACACCCTGACGGAGGGGGCGATTGGCTACCAGCGTTTTGCCGTGGCGCAGGGGCAAAAAATGATGGCGCTGCTGCGCCTGAAGGATGGTTCGGTACCGCCGTTTGGCGCCGAAGTGTTTAACGCCAACGGCGTCAGCGTCGCCATGGTGATGGAAAACGGCATGGCCTGGATTGCGGGTGTGAATCCGGCCGAGCGTCTTTCTGTTGCCTGGGCTGGCCGTGCGCAGTGTCACTTACAGGTGCCGCAACAAATCAACCCGGAAGGTAACGTGCTGTTGCCTTGTGAATAA